In Humulus lupulus chromosome 6, drHumLupu1.1, whole genome shotgun sequence, a single genomic region encodes these proteins:
- the LOC133785983 gene encoding receptor like protein 22-like has translation MGLFSWLYSLIILFFFFFVTSLSSPSPPPLCHPHESSALLHFRNSFTVINDTGSCGDYNGLEIVNPNNTISWNKNMDCCRWSGVTCDEVTAHVIRLDLTCSALQGILHSNNTLFSLAHLQSIILSYNYFTGQVPLELSHLSNLVTLDLSWNYNLKLETSSWKRTVANLTNLKELFLGYVNMSSTSPDSFMNLSTSLTSLDLSESHLQGKLPENVLSLPNLQQLDLSDNPNLNGSFPQYNWSSPLKVLDLSRSGVVIDLPHLCRKLKYLHILSLRYYNFLKLSPTLFDNCTQVTSLDLSGNNFGGYIPWSSILNIQQLTYLDLSGNNFVGPIPEICSNSTKNSFLCASSKHQLVGSPPLNLKYLDLSYNELNGTIPSWLYSLPSLQYLDLSSNKFSGSIHEFQHNSLVSLSLGYNNLQGSFPRSIFQQVNLTDLLLSSNNLSGVVQFDQFSKLKKLQALILSNNSLSLVSNSNNNDTLPNTLFYLYLSSCGISEFPYSLRSLENLRYLDLSNNQIEGSVPHWLWNVGKDSLDILDISHNSLTQIVQIPWKNLKYINLRSNRLQGHLPIPPPYTMYFSISNNTLDGEISHLICNLSHLYLFDLSNNHLSGNIPPCLGNSSLSVLDLHKNKLHGIIPSHFAKGNQLSVLNLNENQLEGSLPKSLFNCKELKFLDIGNNKINGSFPWWLESLLNLQVLILRSNRFQGPIGNPKVRHPFQNLRIMDLSGNEFTGHLPQKYFKNFVGMMNATSDYLRYMEDSSGPIQYYEISSLIIKGYYAELEKIQTMLIVIDFSRNNFTGEIPELLGKLNSLKGLNFSHNKISGSIPPSLGNLTNLEWLDLSSNKLVGKIPWQLAANLNQLQFLNLSVNQLEGLIPRSRQFDTFTNDSYKNNLGLCGFPISESCNENTTRQFQQEDDEEHVNGFDWKIVLMGFGSGMVIGISVGYMFLSDKIIDGLVKTVKGEQWHLLAKRSKQRRARPNVGN, from the coding sequence ATcattctcttctttttcttctttgttacTTCTTTGTCTTCTCCTTCTCCACCTCCATTGTGCCATCCCCATGAAAGCTCTGCTTTGCTCCACTTTAGAAACTCTTTCACCGTCATCAATGACACTGGATCCTGCGGGGATTATAATGGCCTTGAAATTGTTAATCCTAATAATACAATTTCATGGAACAAAAACATGGATTGCTGCAGATGGAGTGGAGTCACATGTGATGAGGTCACAGCTCATGTCATCCGTCTTGACCTTACATGCAGTGCCCTTCAAGGCATTCTTCACTCCAACAACACTCTTTTCTCTCTTGCTCATCTCCAATCTATTATTCTCTCTTATAATTATTTCACTGGCCAAGTTCCTCTCGAATTGTCTCACTTGTCCAACTTGGTTACACTTGACTTGAGTTggaattataatttgaaactagAGACATCTAGCTGGAAAAGAACTGTAGCAAACCTAACAAATCTCAAAGAATTGTTTCTTGGATATGTGAATATGTCTTCTACTTCACCTGATTCCTTTATGAATCTGTCAACTTCTTTGACATCTCTTGATCTTAGTGAGAGTCATTTGCAGGGGAAACTTCCAGAAAATGTTCTCAGTTTGCCAAACCTTCAACAACTTGATTTGAGTGACAACCCAAATCTCAATGGTTCTTTTCCACAATATAATTGGAGCAGCCCACTTAAAGTATTGGATCTTTCTAGATCTGGAGTCGTGATAGATCTACCTCATCTTTGTAGAAAGTTGAAGTATTTACACATTTTGTCTCTAAGGTATTACAATTTCTTAAAACTTTCTCCCACATTGTTTGACAACTGCACACAAGTCACTTCCTTAGACCTTTCTGGTAATAATTTTGGTGGTTATATCCCATGGTCATCCATTTTAAATATACAACAACTAACCTATTTGGATCTTTCAGGGAATAATTTCGTAGGCCCAATTCCAGAAATTTGTAGTAACTCaacaaaaaattcatttttgtGTGCCTCTTCAAAACATCAATTAGTGGGTTCTCCTCCATTGAATTTAAAATATCTAGATTTATCTTATAATGAGCTTAATGGGACAATACCATCTTGGTTATATTCCCTTCCATCTTTACAATATTTAGATCTAAGTTCCAACAAATTCAGTGGTAGCATTCATGAATTCCAACATAATTCTTTGGTATCTCTTTCTTTAGGGTATAATAACTTACAAGGTTCTTTCCCAAGATCAATTTTTCAGCAAGTCAATCTCACGGATTTGCTTCTCTCCTCAAATAACTTGAGTGGTGTCGTTCAATTTGATCAATTTTCAAAGTTAAAAAAGCTCCAAGCTCTTATTCTTTCTAATAATAGCTTATCATTGGTATCTAACAGTAATAATAATGATACTTTGCCCAAtactcttttttatttatatttgtcTTCATGTGGTATAAGTGAGTTCCCGTACTCCTTAAGAAGCTTAGAAAATTTAAGATACTTGGATCTCTCCAACAATCAAATTGAAGGCAGTGTTCCCCATTGGCTGTGGAATGTGGGTAAGGATTCATTGGATATCCTAGATATTTCTCACAACTCTTTAACGCAAATAGTTCAGATTCCATGGAAGAATCTAAAATACATTAACCTCCGCTCCAACCGACTTCAAGGTCATCTTCCAATTCCACCACCATATACGATGTATTTTTCAATCTCAAACAATACATTGGATGGGGAAATATCACATTTGATTTGCAATCTCAGTCATCTTTATCTCTTTGATTTGTCAAATAACCATTTGAGTGGGAACATTCCTCCATGCTTAGGAAATTCAAGTCTCTCTGTGCTAGATTTGCACAAGAATAAGCTTCATGGCATCATTCCTTCACATTTTGCAAAGGGAAACCAACTATCAGTTTTGAATCTCAATGAAAATCAATTGGAAGGGTCCTTACCAAAGTCTTTGTTCAATTGTAAAGAGCTGAAATTTTTAGATATTGGAAACAACAAGATAAATGGATCATTTCCCTGGTGGTTGGAATCTCTTCTGAATCTCCAAGTTCTTATCTTGAGATCTAATAGATTTCAAGGTCCAATAGGCAATCCCAAGGTGAGACATCCCTTTCAAAATTTGAGAATTATGGATCTCTCTGGCAATGAATTCACTGGTCATTTGCCGCAAAAGTATTTTAAGAATTTTGTGGGAATGATGAATGCTACTTCAGATTACTTGAGATACATGGAAGATTCTTCAGGACCAATTCAATATTATGAAATCAGTTCATTGATAATAAAAGGATATTATGCTGAGTTAGAGAAAATCCAAACCATGCTTATAGTCATTGACTTCTCGAGAAATAACTTCACAGGAGAGATCCCAGAATTGCTTGGTAAGCTCAACTCACTCAAAGGGCTCAATTTTTCACATAACAAGATCTCTGGGAGTATTCCACCATCTTTGGGAAATTTGACCAATCTAGAATGGTTAGATCTCTCCTCAAACAAGCTTGTGGGGAAGATTCCATGGCAATTGGCAGCAAATCTAAATCAACTCCAATTTTTAAATCTTTCCGTGAATCAATTGGAGGGGCTTATACCTCGCAGTCGACAATTTGATACATTCACAAACGATTCATACAAAAACAATTTGGGCTTATGTGGGTTTCCAATTTCAGAATCATGCAACGAGAACACCACACGCCAATTTCAGCAAGAAGACGATGAGGAGCATGTGAATGGATTTGATTGGAAAATTGTGTTAATGGGATTTGGAAGTGGAATGGTTATTGGAATTTCGGTGGGATACATGTTCCTTTCAGATAAAATCATTGATGGGCTTGTCAAAACAGTGAAAGGAGAACAATGGCATCTTTTGGCAAAAAGATCAAAGCAGAGAAGGGCTCGTCCAAATGTTGGAAATTGA
- the LOC133785981 gene encoding uncharacterized protein LOC133785981, producing the protein MVRTRGAHSKKTPTNLSNPLSETPDSTALPSASALPKSVSTPSSSAGTKPKMKPRKQTTPVLTVTPLVFPDVDAAVPVSSPPPKGVVTKKESVIPSSQSAPTKKTRASEKGSVEPSPPKKSSLPSKTNAKGFLKRKTPSDSTVSPLSSIKKRLKDNPPSPSTSEADEEEETVAEESTEDIPVKVASDKELSQEPEESATDSEPREEEDVASSDPDVAIVSSPVAAVPSSVVTKPSSKGKGKNPISRSGTPLTKSVVKFQPHSYSFCYNDNERDMMLYSHRKFLPERNFVLSDHRSFGVLILLQTREWVGSLVKLSGFVERVVKEFYANLTHDVLDPKSLHFEKVYVRGQWYSFSPKDIAIALQIPIATVEDPAAETLDRDEVLSELVGQRMQWSPNTVLLVSNLTNMYVVLHKFATSNWKPTSHTNTISFDLAAFLYKVGTGIEVDLAKHIFDQIVGFRKGNRKSLNLPFPHLIYKILSMQNNDIKLETEDLVLATTAISFRSGGPSNETGEAPSAKKVKPQSLNFVSEDLPPDSVPTVSPAVATELAFLRSSMADLHTKFAIIQQSIQDLLMLATRASNS; encoded by the coding sequence ATGGTGAGGACCAGAGGAGCACACTCAAAGAAAACTCCAACCAATCTCTCGAATCCTCTGTCTGAAACTCCTGACAGCACAGCCTTGCCTTCTGCCTCTGCTCTTCCCAAGTCCGTCTCGACGCCTAGTTCATCTGCGGGGACAAAACCCAAAATGAAGCCGCGTAAGCAGACAACTCCGGTTCTCACGGTGACCCCTCTAGTGTTCCCCGATGTTGATGCTGCTGTCCCTGTGTCGTCACCACCACCTAAAGGGGTGGTGACCAAAAAGGAATCTGTTATTCCTTCTTCTCAGAGCGCTCCAACCAAAAAGACTAGGGCATCCGAAAAAGGGTCTGTCGAACCCTCTCCACCAAAGAAGTCGTCTCTCCCATCAAAGACAAATGCCAAAGGTTTTTTGAAGAGGAAAACGCCCTCCGATTCGACTGTCTCTCCTTTATCCTCGATCAAGAAACGTCTCAAGGACAACCCACCATCACCGTCCACTTCTGAGGCAGATGAAGAAGAGGAAACAGTGGCTGAAGAATCCACAGAAGATATCCCAGTGAAAGTAGCCTCTGACAAAGAGCTGTCTCAGGAACCTGAAGAATCAGCCACCGACTCTGAGCCAAGGGAAGAGGAAGATGTTGCGTCGTCTGATCCAGATGTGGCCATAGTCTCAAGCCCTGTCGCCGCTGTGCCCAGTTCTGTGGTAACAAAACCCTCATCCAAGGGAAAAGGCAAGAATCCCATCTCTCGGTCTGGTACTCCTCTTACTAAGTCAGTGGTAAAATTTCAACCTCACTCTTATTCCTTCTGTTATAATGATAATGAACGAGATATGATGTTGTATTCCCATCGTAAGTTCCTTCCCGAGAGGAATTTTGTTCTTAGTGATCATAGGTCATTCGGAGTTCTCATCTTGCTTCAAACCCGTGAGTGGGTTGGGTCCCTGGTGAAGCTTTCTGGCTTTGTAGAGCGTGTTGTGAAGGAGTTTTATGCCAATCTTACCCATGATGTGCTTGATCCAAAGTCCCTTCACTTCGAAAAGGTTTATGTCCGCGGACAATGGTACTCCTTCTCTCCTAAAGATATTGCAATCGCACTCCAAATTCCGATTGCAACTGTTGAAGACCCAGCTGCTGAAACACTTGATCGCGATGAAGTGTTGTCCGAGCTCGTGGGACAACGAATGCAGTGGTCCCCCAACACTGTTCTGCTGGTCTCCAACCTGACAAATATGTATGTTGTGCTCCACAAGTTTGCCACTTCAAACTGGAAGCCTACATCTCACACTAACACCATTTCTTTTGACCTGGCCGCATTCCTCTATAAAGTTGGCACAGGCATAGAAGTTGATCTGGCGAAACACATTTTTGATCAAATTGTTGGTTTCCGCAAGGGTAATCGTAAGTCTCTTAATTTGCCCTTTCCCCATCTCATTTATAAAATTCTTAGCATGCAGAATAATGACATCAAACTGGAGACCGAAGACTTGGTCCTAGCCACTACTGCCATTTCATTCCGATCAGGTGGCCCTTCAAATGAGACTGGCGAAGCACCAAGCGCCAAGAAAGTGAAGCCTCAGTCCCTCAATTTTGTATCTGAGGACCTGCCCCCTGATTCTGTCCCAACAGTTTCACCTGCTGTGGCTACAGAATTGGCGTTCCTTCGTTCTAGTATGGCTGATCTTCACACCAAGTTTGCTATcatccagcagtccattcaagaCCTTCTGATGCTTGCCACTCGTGCTTCAAATTCTTGA
- the LOC133784465 gene encoding uncharacterized protein LOC133784465 translates to MQHIDVMMYYLRRKVKLSTDLKRRVSTTDTCFGQNIVFMYEDFKKKGSGAFKIDERCVALKIMKGESMFCATHWNLLDDVVMPVNVNGLMHWILLHFNVQQRSLTVYDSMSGAKHENQTLPVVEAFAVLIPLLLEMIDFYVRKDIHLDVSPYDVVENEALKLSIAKGIPQQTDCDCGVFCTYFAEQIILGKENEMPKNIDVRLLRKDIAVSLYYHGKNKELEGYLTSDEFTEKLLERRQKRMKIAA, encoded by the exons atgcaGCATATTGATGTGATGATGTATTACTTGAGGAGAAAGGTTAAATTGTCTACAGATTTGAAGAGAAGAGTATCTACGACTGACACTTGTTTTGGGCAAAACATAGTGTTTATGTATGAAGATTTTAAGAAAAAAGGTAGTGGCGCATTTAAAATAGATGAGAGATGCgttgctttgaagataatgaagGGGGAATCCATGTTTTGTGCAACTCATTGGAATTTGCTTGATGATGTTGTCATGCCTGTTAATGTGAATGGTCTTATGCACTGGATTTTGTTGCACTTTAATGTACAGCAGAGATCTCTTACGGTGTATGATTCAATGTCTGGTGCAAAGCATGAAAATCAGACTTTACCTGTCGTTGAGGCATTTGCTGTTTTGATTCCTCTTCTTCTGGAGATGATTGATTTCTATGTTCGTAAAGATATTCATCTTGATGTTAGCCCGTATGATGTGGTAGAGAATGAGGCTTTGAAGTTGAGCATTGCTAAAGGCATTCCTCAACAGACTGATTG TGATTGTGGTGTGTTCTGTACTTATTTTGCTGAGCAAATAATTCTTGGGAAGGAGAATGAGATGCCTAAAAATATTGATGTTCGCCTCCTTCGTAAAGACATTGCTGTCAGCTTGTACTATCATGGAAAGAACAAAGAACTTGAGGGATACTTAACTAGCGATGAGTTCACTGAGAAGCTTCTGGAGAGGAGACAGAAAAGAATGAAAATTGCTGCATAG
- the LOC133785982 gene encoding uncharacterized protein LOC133785982, whose protein sequence is MDNITSLVQYGGNWNENNEYQGYTMSGILIPPNCSLDNLVNLIKKEIKEKTATIEVSYQVEKGTPPMKVVTDNSVLFFLEIKKKVATKIADLPLCVTIIQESNNENDLLLLANQKATAEEMEVGTLLMQANQASINEQMLLEEGMSSTTNEGINVSYIPHFAEEVADFIIEDNTKRKKKLDEIQLVISDYRVNTIEQGQIYKDKNTVKSALSYYAMLHNFQFKTKRSEPREYLVTCADEKCNWLVRASKYRNQHLFKVRKCNPNHTCSVEIVLEDHRQAKSIVVGELIKNKYKSIKRNYTPNDIMNDMNDDFGVTMGYTKAWRSREKALRLVRGNPDDSYQKWPIYLYMLKKANPGTITHLLTDKEDRFKYLYIAFSNSIKGWRYLRPIIVVDGTFLKNAHGGTLFSASTLDSNNNIFVLAFGIADSENDNSWLWFFSKLRETYGEPEGLAIVSDRHKSIDNAVHMVYPNAFHGACMFHLLNNLKGKYGSHGEELQMKFIAAAKAYTQTECENYMKGLDRIDRRIRPYLEKAKYETWARSYSPTKRYTMMTSNIAESLNAALKAARNLPIDILVECLRSLVQKWVWNNSNNANGTFTKVSTATENELRHDIVSKMKYEVLPFNTIEYQVRDQKGINFTVNMHNRTCTCNRFQEDEIPCGHAVAVIAKRNLSVYDYCAKFYRTETLKALYQENVHPLPHKDEWNLPQHLDILVLPPNSTIPAGRLRKKRIRSRGENNVIITCGKCAQPGHNRKTCRNPPFQKPNKQKKPKT, encoded by the exons ATGGACAATATTACTTCtttggttcaatatggaggcaattGGAATGAAAACAACGAGTACCAAGGATACACAATGTCTGGGATATTAATACCACCAAATTGTTCTCTTGACAACTTGGTGAATCTGATAAAAAAGGAGATAAAGGAAAAAACAGCAACTATTGAAGTTTCTTATCAAGTAGAAAAAGGAACACCACCAATGAAGGTTGTAACAGACAATTCAGTGTTGTTCTTcctggaaataaagaaaaaagttgcTACTAAAATAGCAGACTTACCATTGTGTGTCACTATAATTCAAGAatcaaacaatgaaaatgaccTTCTTCTACTAGCAAATCAGAAAGCTACAGCAGAAGAAATGGAGGTGGGGACATTATTAATGCAAGCAAATCAAGCTTCCATCAATGAACAAATGTTACTTGAAGAAGGAATGTCAAGCACAAcaaatgagggcataaatgtgtcaTACATACCCCATTTTGCTGAAGAAGTAGCTGATTTCATAATTGAGGacaatacaaaaagaaaaaagaagttggaTGAAATCCAACTAGTAATATCTGATTACAGAGTGAACACAATAGAGCAAGGACAAATTTACAAGGATAAGAACACAGTCAAATCAGCCCTTAGCTACTATGCAATGCTGCATAACTTccagttcaaaacaaaaagatcagAACCTAGAGAGTACCTAGTTACTTGCGCAGATGAAAAATGCAACTGGTTGGTGAGAGCATCTAAGTACAGAAATCAACATTTATTCAAGGTACGGAAATGCAATCCAAATCACACTTGCTCTGTTGAAATTGTTTTGGAAGACCATAGGCAAGCAAAAAGCATCGTAGTTGGGGAattaataaagaataagtacaagtCAATCAAAAGAAATTACACTCCAAATGACATCATGAATGATATGAATGATGACTTTGGAGTAACTATGGGATACACAAAAGCATGGAGATCAAGAGAGAAAGCTTTGCGTCTAGTAAGAGGGAACCCCGATGATTCATATCAGAAGTGGCCAATATATCTTTACATGTTGAAAAAAGCAAATCCAGGAACAATAACACACCTACTCACAGACAAGGAAGATAGATTCAAATACCTATACATAGctttctctaactcaatcaagggttggagatacttgaggcctataattgttgttgatggaacttttTTGAAAAATGCACATGGTGGTACCCTGTTTTCAGCATCAACGTTAGATTCAAACAACAACATTTTCGTGTTGGCTTTTGGAATAGCAGACTCCGAAAATGATAACTCATGGCTATGGTTCTTCTCCAAACTGCGAGAAACCTATGGAGAACCCGAAG GATTGGCTATAGTTTCTGACAGACATAAGAGCATAGACAATGCAGTACATATGGTGTACCCAAATGCTTTCCATGGAGCTTGCATGTTTCACTTACTCAATAATTTGAAAGGCAAGTATGGGAGCCATGGAGAAGAACTACAAATGAAATTCATTGCAGCAGCAAAAGCATACACACAGACAGaatgtgaaaactacatgaaaggCCTTGATAGAATTGATAGACGCATTAGGCCCTATTTAGAAAAAGCCAAGTATGAAACTTGGGCAAGATCATACTCGCCAACAAAAAGATACACCATGATGACATCCAACATCGCAGAATCACTCAACGCTGCACTAAAAGCTGCAAGAAATCTCCCCATTGATATATTGGTTGAATGCCTTAGAAGTTTGGTTCAAAAGTGGGTTTGGAACAACTCAAATAATGCAAATGGAACATTCACAAAAGTCTCTACAGCAACAGAAAATGAATTGAGACATGACATTGTTTCAAAAATGAAGTATGAG GTCTTGCCTTTCAACACAATAGAATACCAAGTTCGTGATCAAAAGGGGATAAATTTCACAGTAAATATGCATAATAGAACATGCACTTGCAATAGGTTCCAAGAAGATGAAATACCTTGTGGCCATGCAGTAGCTGTCATTGCAAAAAGAAACTTGAGTGTCTATGATTATTGTGCAAAATTCTACAGAACAGAAACGTTGAAAgcattgtatcaagaaaatgttcATCCTTTGCCCCATAAAGATGAATGGAATCTCCCACAACACTTGGACATACTAGTGCTGCCTCCAAATTCAACAATCCCTGCAGGAAGACTAAGAAAGAAACGAATAAGATCAAGAGGGGAAAATAACGTAATAATCACCTGTGGGAAATGTGCACAACCAGGACATAACAGGAAGACTTGCAGGAATCCTCCATTTCAGAAGCCAAATAAACAGAAAAAGCCAAAGACATAG